The Erigeron canadensis isolate Cc75 chromosome 1, C_canadensis_v1, whole genome shotgun sequence genome segment CACACCGTAATAGCTACATTTTACATGTATCCCTGTAGTGTATTAAAAACTTTATAGCATTAGCTAAGTAATATTGAAGGACGGTACATTTGTTAATAACTACTGGTTTTTATGATGTAAATTATCTATGTATCACatactaataaataaaaatcattataatGAATTTTTGTAACCAAAAGATGAACATGAGCACAAAAGTATAGAGAGagctatattttttattataaaatgtgTGTTTGCACTTTTCTAGATCAcgttttttaagtttaatgcATTTATAGTCACTACCAATAATATTAGAATAATTAGTACCTTAATACAGAACATGACGAGCAGTTCAATAACATCCACGAGACCACGAAACGGGCCTATAAGCTAAGCTAATTTCATTATGAGAATGTTAGAAAGCTTTCACATGTACCATTTCATTTAGGCAGTTATGAAATTGTTGAATGATTTAGACCTCTTAACACTTGTATATTATCCCCAATGGTATAGATGATCTGTTGGTTAGGTCTCATACTTTGGTCCAATGTATAGTTCAAGCTTTACCCAATTGGATGTCGTGATGTTTTGAATGCTAACTAACtcggtttaaaaaaaaacatttgcaTACTAAAGTGATTTTTATGATGTATGTTGATTTTTAGTGAACAGAAacatattagttttatttttaatatatttaatcaaaaacGTTGGTATCTATTGTGATGAATggagttttatattaaaaagattcCTGCATGAGACTATTTATGCAAATATAGCTTCTGTGTATAAAGGTATTAGTTGTAACTTGTATGCAAATGAATGTTGCGGGCATTACTCTTTTTCCATCCCCTCCTCAATTCTCAAATGAACATTAAATTCATGTGATATATTGTTGAGCTGTCATTGGTACTTGGTAGGGTTGTCACataaagatgatatatataatgcGGCTTTTCGTGTACAATCATGTGACATGATGCCCACATTTAACATATGTGCCAATCTATTGAAacatttaacatatatacatcagatataactaaaacaacgtAGTAAGACTTATTAGCAGGTGATTAGAGCCTAATAACCCATTGCAATACACATATATAGTCCGTGGATAAGATAAGGTCCATCAAACTAGGTAATGGGTTCATTTGCATCAAActaattatcaaaatgatgtagCAATGTCAAATAGCATAACGTTTTTTTTGGAACGGCAAGTTATGAATCGAGACTTGCCCCCATCATCAAAGAGTAAGGGCCTACTCTGACCAGGATAGTTGATCGTGTTAATCGTCTCGCTATATCCAACGTTAAGTAGGAGTTCTAAGGGAAAACCAGAAGTATGCATTTTTTTGGTGCTAAGCAAGGATCAAACTTCCACCCACTTTGTAAAACCTTACGGGACTCTGCCCCTTGAACCATGGGTATCATATGTAATTGAGAAAATGTCATactaaaaatatacaattatactGTCTCGGTCATAAAATAGAAGTCTAATTATCGTTAAATGCGTTGAAATGTATACACACTaaacgattaaaaaaaaaatgaatctgGCTATGTTTTTCATGTCCCTCCAAGATAAAATTAGTATGTTAAATTAGAAAATTCAGAAACACATAATATAGGTAACCAAAAAACCTATATTCTTTATATTgtttattacgagtaattattAATGAGCTTTTGATCTAATAGTCTAAAGGAAAACAATGGGTTTTTGTCTTTATAAGTCGTCTCAAATTAAAACGTGAGCATTAATGTTTAATCACTAATTTAGAATGTGACGTGTTATTAAGAAAATACCTATGGCCTCGCAATATTGGGATGGCTATCAATTTTGATGTTGTAAATTCAAGTGTcacttgataaaaatatcaatatgtatataattctttgcccaaaaagaaaaaggaatgttGATTGAAAGGTTTGCTTATTTGTACAACTTTTTGAATGAGTATTCGATCAGTGCAACTTTACCGAGCCCCACATCTCCACAAAAAGGTAAATTAACCatgaagtttaagtttttgactttttgaccaGAAGCAAGATGAGGGATACTTTCATCAAGTGAATTAGTTGAATCCATATTTAAAAGAAACATATTCAATTTTAGCATTTTATTACTGCACAAGTAACAATATTCATAAAAGATTGAAACATTGGTGGTATAGGTGAATAGATATTCCTACTATTTGTATTAACATTATTTGTAGAGCATACAAACTAATACAAACACTTAAACAGATACGTTTAACTACACTCAGCATTGTCCAGTCATAAGATACACAACGAAGTTTTACAAATGTTCACTATGAAAATTGTAGTCCCCCAAAAAAGAGCGAGCTACATCAAGCACGGGGCAGCTATGACTATTTGATGAGTTGTATACGCTTAAAACGGGTATTCAAGCAAAAACGTTTAGTCATAAACATTTGTATCAAtggtaaaatataatttatgcCGGCACTACACAGTTTCAACTTATACATAATTGAGGTTTTGGAGGACACACCAAGTCACCAATGTCCAGGAAAATACTCAATAGTGAAATAATTGAACAATATCTTCAGGAGTTGACcaaaatcaagaacaagaaatatATGACTAATGCTTCATATGGATAAAATCTGAATCAGGCAGAAATATTCGGTATCGAATTTTAATCAGCAAGGAGACTCGACACTTTTAGTCTAGAACATGTAACAATAAAACTAGGAATAATCATAGCATTGAATCTTTTAATATGACTAAACTATAAAGATAGCAGAGTATGGCAACAGCAAAGTGCCTTCTGATACGTGTCTGGAATCCGCAACCAAGAAGAAGAATGACTTGACTGTAAGCGATTAAATGCGAAAACGACCATCTAAGACATACAAACATAAATGGAATAGAATTCAACCGCGGAAAACGAAATCTGGCTTTTGTCTATGACCAATGCTTCTCCACGTAATATCTATAAGATTCAATTGTAAGGATTCATAAGTGTAGGGATCCAAAAGTCATCTCAATGCGAGGCGGGTAACAGTTGGCTTAAGTTACTAATAAAAATGAATTCATCAGGTAGTTAAACAATATAATTACCTTGTAAATAGATCAGATACAACAAACTGTCATCAGGCTGCAATACGTCTCATCAGATCAAATCACAAATAGGTCAAAAGCCATCCTTGTATATGTTACAATGTGGTTAAagatatatatcaataatcaaTGACATAAATTAAAGATGAATAATATAATGGGTAAGAACACTACCAATTTCGATTCATCTACCACGTTCAACTCGGGTTGTATAGCTTGTCCCAATGCTTAGGGTCCTTGTTGACCATTTTAGGTGTTCATAACATTTATTGATGGCTATTCTGAAATCTGGAGTTACCTTGTTTTACCTGTCTAGTTAACAGATAGAACTAAGTATTCTTTGATCCTCCGTTTACAGTTATGAGTTTAAAAGGGTTAGAAGAGGCCATTTCAGTTTTCTTTACATGACCAACTATAATACCTTAAGTATTTAGGGTTTCCCGACTTAACAAAACACAGCATTACAATCCATTTGCTTAAATACTTCAAGTAAGAAACATTATTATCACAAACTAATATCGAAATACAACTAAATAAGCAGTGAAACCAATTAGTAATGAAAGTCACTCTTGACAGTGAAGAAGCAAAGATGGAGAGAGACAAAATAGTGTATAACATAGAAGTGCAGCAAACACACTgaacaaaattaaaacattaaatccattatatgaatgaatgaaCAACAAAATTGATAAGCAGAGTTCAAACAGCACGTGCTTCTTGACACTCATGTCTGAAATTAGCAACTAAGATGAAAACAAGATTGACAGACAgcaaacaaagaaaaatgacCTCCTAAtgcacaaacaaacacatatggTATATAAGTTCTACTCTCTTTTTTTTCCCTCGGAAAACAAGATCTAGCTGTTTTTGGCATTTACCAAGCGTTCTCCCCACGGAAAAGGGTGGTTGATGAAAAGCCCGTGGTCATTGGAGTCCAGAAGTCCAAAggggttgatgatgatgaaactaTCGAGGCCGCCATGGACCTTCCAATCCCATAACCTGATAAATCCTCAGGTACAGCAGCAGTTAGTGTACGCACACCTTCATTCACATTAACAGACGGTTGAGGATTAGGTAAAGCACGAGGTTGAGGCAGAGGCAGTTTGATAGAATCAATTCCTGTGAGAACAGAAACTCCCAGAAACACTTTAGATACTGCAGTTACTGATCCGTGTACAATCCCAGAATAGAATTCCCCTTCACAGCttgaaaaagttacaaaatggCGAGTAGAAAAGGGTGGTAGCGGTTTGATGGAGGATGAAGATCCATAAAAGTCTCCCTTTAGAGACACCAACTCGTAAAGGCTATCATATGTAAGTACAGAATAAGGTTGAGGTCTGTTTGGCTGGTATATATTGAGGTTTGACACAATCCCATGTGTGCTGATAACACTAACACAAACTTGATATTGGTTAGCGAAATCATGCACTGCGGAAATGATATCAGACCCAGGGGCAACCTCAAGGACCTTAAGTTGTATGGCCATACCCGTACTATCCCCTACCATGTTTTCAGGAGTATTTGCTACCACTTCTCTAGTTTTGTTCTTTGACCCTGAAGGCCTGCCTCGACGCTTTGAGGTATTGGAGTTGCTTTCCATCACAACaaaggagagagagagagagagagagagagagagggtgGGGTGGGGTAGGGTAgggggcaaaaacacaaaatttgaGTTCGATGGGACCACTGCATCCACTTTATAATGTGGCTAATGCAATTAAATTTCTCACTTTTTTGACCGTTGCAACAATACTATTAATGTACATTccttaatgtattttttaaatataagtcATACAAATTAAATGGGCAATATTACATTATCATAACAAAAAGGTTAGAAATGATGTCTAGCAATTAATAATATACTTTATTGCTCCCTTTTGTCAATTAGTTATGGAAATTCTTTTACCAATTACAAAAATCTGTATCAGTGTATTCCGATATTATGTCGGAAAAATGTGGATATTGTTTTGACTTTGGTTTTTGTAATAACTTGGCAAAATGTAATCACTTTTCATAATATTTGATATTGTCTCCTAGTACTAATTCTCTTAATTACCAGGCCATTAAGTGTTTTAGACCTTCTACTGTTCTAAAAAGTTCATATTTAATAATCTTCATGTTGTTTAggaaagaaaataatcaaaagaaaTACGGGTATCCATacaacataataataagtgcTTACTTGGCATCACCAcattgttttaacttttaagccATGTATTTGGTAGGAAATTTGTGAAGACTTCTGTCTTTCATGTGTACACTTTATTGATGAGCATATGTAATAGTTTTACTCCCAGTTTTTGCCTACACTAAGTTGTTTTAATGTTTGTTTTAGTTAATTATTCTCACTCAGAGAGGCTAAAAAGCTTGGGATAGTTAAAACTAATTACTCgtaaacaaaaacaaatcaaTTACATAAAGTTCCCCTTACCAGATCCACTGAAATTTAAGCTGTGAGAGATAATCATAACACTCTGAACTTTGGTTGCAATAATCACTTAGGAATGTACATTCAAATGCACCCTAGGCCCTAAGCCCTAACTATACCAGAGGACagttattaattatgttatatttgcTTCTCCCTTGTGTACTCCACATTAACAACCTGATAAATTCTTAGCTCTGCTTTAGAACTTCCTTGTTGAGGGTAAGGATGATGAGGGGATTTTTAGAAGCTTTTCAAGGCTTGAAAGCTTTTGACTGTTAGAAAAAGCCCCTATCGAAAACAATGTTTCAGTAACATAAAGCTCATAGAAAGACCTAGATAAAGAGGTAATGAAATCAgggtagaaaataaaaaagacccAGCCCAAGGTTTTATCTCCAAGTCCACTGCCAGTCCAAACATACCCTAAATCTCATGTCTATAGAGTCTCGGCTATTAGTCAATCAAAGTATGGAACTTACTTTCTATTCATCTACATTTTACTAACAAATAAAGAGTCTAACTTAAAACTTTAAAGTTGGCAGTTTCAGaagataaacatttttttatctaACTGTGGCAGGTAACAAGGTATCTAACAGATTATAACGAATAGTTTCTAATTCCGTTCTATTGCACCCATGGCCATACTAGTCCTGTACTCCAGGAATCCTGGTATTCATTTGGAAGTCAAa includes the following:
- the LOC122596901 gene encoding AT-hook motif nuclear-localized protein 19-like, producing MESNSNTSKRRGRPSGSKNKTREVVANTPENMVGDSTGMAIQLKVLEVAPGSDIISAVHDFANQYQVCVSVISTHGIVSNLNIYQPNRPQPYSVLTYDSLYELVSLKGDFYGSSSSIKPLPPFSTRHFVTFSSCEGEFYSGIVHGSVTAVSKVFLGVSVLTGIDSIKLPLPQPRALPNPQPSVNVNEGVRTLTAAVPEDLSGYGIGRSMAASIVSSSSTPLDFWTPMTTGFSSTTLFRGENAW